The following proteins come from a genomic window of Pirellula staleyi DSM 6068:
- a CDS encoding DUF1559 domain-containing protein: MTVFRSWKKGFTLVELLVVIAIIGVLVALLLPAVQAAREAARRSSCSNNLKQLGLALHNYHDTLGSFPYGYMEVGTRLKRNCWFQGVLPFMEQTAMYDKYSALTIEWIMDVPDTIKDIPIKTMNCPSDGSGGSNSQGANGGNRGPGYGAQGNYVGCTGDGLMVYGTANDGLFFQLSNNTFGSVIDGTSNSLAFGEVIIRGKSNTNSAWGDGGSYWGGARWGGYGFTTMEAPNTTIADQVYLCKSTTWKGAPCTSITSSDTQRNFLRSYHPAGAQVALIDGSTRFISNTINITTYRALGTINGGETLGEY, from the coding sequence GTGACTGTTTTTCGAAGTTGGAAAAAAGGGTTCACGCTGGTCGAACTGCTGGTGGTGATCGCCATCATTGGGGTGCTTGTGGCACTTCTGCTCCCTGCTGTTCAAGCAGCTCGCGAAGCGGCTCGTCGTTCTTCGTGCAGCAACAACCTCAAGCAATTGGGTCTCGCGCTCCACAACTACCACGACACGCTCGGTAGCTTCCCTTACGGCTACATGGAAGTTGGCACGCGTCTGAAGCGCAACTGCTGGTTCCAAGGGGTGCTCCCGTTCATGGAACAGACGGCGATGTACGACAAGTACTCTGCCCTCACGATCGAGTGGATCATGGACGTTCCTGACACGATCAAAGACATCCCCATCAAAACGATGAACTGCCCATCGGATGGTTCGGGGGGATCTAACTCACAGGGTGCCAACGGTGGAAACCGTGGTCCTGGCTACGGTGCTCAAGGCAATTATGTCGGCTGCACAGGCGATGGTTTGATGGTTTATGGCACTGCCAACGACGGACTCTTTTTTCAATTATCGAACAATACTTTCGGTAGCGTGATCGATGGAACGAGCAACTCGCTTGCTTTTGGTGAAGTGATCATTCGCGGCAAGAGCAACACCAATAGCGCTTGGGGTGACGGCGGATCGTACTGGGGTGGTGCTCGTTGGGGTGGCTATGGTTTCACGACCATGGAAGCTCCTAACACAACGATCGCCGACCAAGTTTACCTCTGCAAGTCGACCACTTGGAAAGGTGCCCCTTGCACCTCGATTACGTCGTCCGACACGCAGCGCAACTTCCTTCGCAGCTACCATCCTGCTGGTGCTCAAGTCGCACTGATCGACGGTAGTACACGCTTTATCTCGAATACTATCAACATCACCACCTATCGCGCTCTAGGTACGATCAACGGTGGCGAAACCTTGGGTGAATACTAA
- the recG gene encoding ATP-dependent DNA helicase RecG, with the protein MDARQTPSQFLATPVEEIRGIGPARAPYLHRLELRTARDVLFCFPRSYQDMSELREVSQLEEGVMASVVGVVEEVDFRPLRNGRTLLAVLVRQGTQYIRCMWFSQGFLRDKYKPGRRVLVSGAPKLQGLRWEFTHPRTQMLADDEDAPTGRILPVYSLTDGITQTQMRRMVQNVVEKYSEYLEEVFPDELRKAHDLLPISEATLEVHFPTSKERLEGARRRFIYQELLVLQLALCWRKSRLETNCTAVPMPIDARIDARITRLLPFALTESQRQVINEITADMGRDRPMNRLLQGDVGSGKTVVAMFAMLLTVAHGRQAALMAPTEVLARQHARTLADRLAASRVRIACVTGSMPTGERKQTLAKIQQGEIDIVVGTHAIAASAGGSDLPFAKLGLVVIDEQHKFGVRQRAALKGAGENPHYLVMTATPIPRTISLTLFGDLEVSTLTGTPPGRQKVNTYCVGDERREGWWNFFRKRLAEGRQGYVIAPLVEQSEHIEAQSVTTLYEKLSEGELQGIRCGMLHGKMSSTEKDEILTRFEAGKLQVLIATPVIEVGIDVPNATLMTIEDGERFGLAQLHQLRGRVTRGQHPGFCCVFAQPSTEESQQRLAAFTQSTDGFELAEIDFRLRGPGDLLGTKQHGLPPLRMADLVRDREILLKARVDAQQMLLESPELATQELAKLRRMVLVRYGKTLDLGSVG; encoded by the coding sequence ATGGACGCGCGGCAAACACCCTCGCAATTTTTGGCAACTCCTGTCGAAGAGATTCGTGGGATCGGGCCTGCTCGCGCGCCTTATTTGCATCGTCTCGAGCTCCGCACCGCGCGCGACGTACTCTTCTGCTTTCCTCGCAGTTACCAGGATATGAGCGAGCTGCGCGAAGTTTCGCAGCTCGAAGAAGGGGTGATGGCGAGCGTAGTGGGAGTGGTCGAAGAGGTTGATTTCCGCCCACTCCGCAATGGACGTACGTTGCTCGCCGTGCTCGTTCGCCAGGGAACGCAGTACATTCGCTGCATGTGGTTCAGCCAGGGATTTTTACGCGACAAGTACAAACCAGGCCGTCGCGTCCTGGTTTCAGGAGCACCAAAATTACAGGGCTTACGCTGGGAATTCACTCACCCTCGGACCCAGATGCTTGCCGACGATGAAGATGCTCCCACCGGGCGAATCTTGCCGGTGTACTCGCTCACCGATGGGATTACGCAAACGCAGATGCGCCGCATGGTGCAAAATGTCGTGGAAAAGTATTCGGAATATCTTGAAGAAGTATTTCCGGATGAATTAAGAAAAGCTCACGACTTACTCCCGATCTCTGAAGCAACTTTAGAGGTACACTTTCCGACTTCAAAAGAGAGGTTAGAGGGGGCTCGACGTCGATTCATCTACCAAGAATTGCTGGTCCTGCAGCTCGCTCTTTGCTGGCGAAAATCGCGACTCGAGACTAATTGCACAGCAGTTCCGATGCCGATCGATGCGCGGATCGATGCCCGCATCACTCGGCTCCTGCCATTTGCGCTCACCGAAAGTCAGCGGCAGGTGATCAATGAAATAACAGCCGATATGGGGCGCGATCGGCCGATGAATCGCCTGCTTCAGGGAGATGTTGGGAGCGGGAAAACCGTGGTCGCGATGTTTGCCATGCTACTGACCGTTGCCCACGGCCGGCAAGCGGCACTGATGGCCCCCACCGAAGTTTTGGCACGTCAGCATGCGCGAACGCTTGCCGATCGGCTCGCTGCAAGTCGTGTCCGGATAGCTTGCGTCACAGGCTCGATGCCCACTGGCGAACGCAAACAAACGCTCGCCAAAATTCAGCAAGGCGAGATCGATATTGTCGTCGGCACCCATGCCATCGCGGCTTCAGCGGGCGGAAGTGATCTTCCATTTGCCAAGCTCGGGCTGGTGGTGATCGACGAGCAGCACAAGTTTGGAGTTCGACAGCGTGCAGCACTGAAAGGGGCGGGCGAGAATCCACACTACTTGGTGATGACCGCGACCCCGATTCCCCGAACGATCAGCTTGACACTGTTTGGTGATCTCGAGGTGAGCACTCTGACGGGAACACCTCCTGGTCGTCAAAAGGTAAACACCTACTGCGTGGGAGACGAGCGTCGCGAGGGATGGTGGAATTTCTTTCGCAAGCGGTTGGCCGAAGGTCGGCAAGGTTATGTTATCGCCCCATTGGTGGAGCAGTCGGAGCATATTGAAGCGCAGTCGGTCACCACCTTGTATGAAAAACTCTCAGAGGGAGAACTCCAGGGGATTCGCTGCGGAATGCTTCACGGAAAAATGTCGTCGACCGAAAAGGATGAGATACTGACTCGATTTGAAGCGGGAAAATTGCAGGTCCTGATTGCGACACCGGTGATTGAGGTCGGAATCGACGTCCCGAATGCTACCCTCATGACCATCGAAGATGGCGAGCGGTTTGGACTTGCTCAGCTGCACCAGCTTCGTGGGCGCGTGACGCGCGGACAGCATCCGGGGTTCTGCTGTGTTTTCGCGCAGCCATCAACCGAAGAATCCCAGCAGCGCCTCGCTGCCTTCACGCAATCGACCGACGGCTTTGAACTCGCCGAGATTGATTTTCGATTGCGGGGTCCCGGCGATTTGCTCGGTACGAAGCAGCATGGCTTGCCACCGCTCCGCATGGCCGACCTGGTGCGCGATCGCGAGATCTTGCTGAAGGCGCGTGTCGACGCGCAGCAGATGCTGCTGGAATCACCGGAACTGGCCACGCAAGAGCTCGCAAAACTGCGACGTATGGTACTGGTGCGATATGGGAAAACGCTCGATCTAGGAAGCGTTGGCTAA
- a CDS encoding DUF4254 domain-containing protein has protein sequence MIRIAEVTTLHATMVARWHQRAIDNPYQGFLAAVCTQLSFNYQLWHEEDIARSREVSDARIAEVKRAIDKFNQQRNDWIEKLDDMITAEVDRVGIRPGAHATLNTETPGSSIDRLSILALRIYHLKEQRDRLDATAEHVEGVERKLAIALAQHDDLSASAQQLIDDIFAGRKKHKTYRQLKMYNDPSLNPYLYQARRAA, from the coding sequence ATGATTCGCATCGCCGAGGTTACTACGCTCCACGCCACTATGGTCGCCCGCTGGCATCAGCGCGCGATCGACAATCCGTATCAAGGTTTCCTGGCGGCCGTTTGCACGCAGCTGAGCTTCAACTATCAGCTGTGGCACGAAGAAGATATTGCCCGGAGCCGAGAAGTCTCCGACGCCCGCATCGCTGAAGTGAAGCGTGCGATCGACAAATTTAATCAGCAGCGCAACGACTGGATCGAAAAACTCGACGATATGATCACCGCCGAGGTCGATCGCGTCGGCATTCGTCCAGGAGCACACGCCACGCTGAACACCGAAACTCCGGGAAGCTCGATCGATCGCCTGTCGATCCTGGCACTTCGGATTTATCACTTGAAAGAACAGCGCGATCGCCTCGACGCCACGGCCGAGCATGTCGAGGGGGTCGAACGCAAACTGGCCATCGCCCTGGCACAGCACGACGATTTGTCGGCTTCAGCTCAGCAACTCATCGACGACATCTTTGCTGGACGTAAGAAGCACAAGACCTACCGTCAGCTGAAGATGTATAACGATCCATCCCTGAATCCCTATCTCTACCAGGCACGCCGGGCTGCTTAA
- a CDS encoding M28 family peptidase produces the protein MASPSGTKTNIGFYSILILTIGCGLALLSFSGSGFVFSQRAPLSKLTLSDIPFNGERAYEHLKTVCAIGPRISGTQGMLDQQAYLVKHFESIGGKVTLQSFDIRHPETGERTTLANLIVEWHPEREERILVACHYDTRPFPDQDPNPRLRREPFIGANDGGSGVGLLCELGTMMPQFESKYGIDFVLFDGEELVYDDRDKYFLGSEHFSNEYIRNPPRHKYRSGILLDMVGDAELQVFRESLSMSWPETRPIVLDIWKTAEDLGVKEFISRTRHEIRDDHLALRNIAKIPTCDIIDFDYPRPGNVNYWHTTKDVPENCSALSLAKVGWVVHEYLKRLK, from the coding sequence ATGGCGAGCCCCAGCGGCACGAAGACGAACATCGGCTTCTACAGCATCCTGATTCTGACGATCGGTTGCGGGCTAGCACTGCTATCGTTCTCGGGCAGTGGCTTTGTGTTCTCGCAGCGTGCCCCACTCTCCAAACTCACGCTGAGCGACATTCCTTTTAACGGCGAACGGGCCTACGAGCACCTCAAAACCGTTTGCGCTATTGGGCCGCGAATTTCGGGGACCCAGGGAATGCTCGACCAACAGGCCTACCTAGTGAAGCATTTTGAATCGATCGGGGGGAAGGTGACGCTCCAATCGTTCGACATTCGTCACCCCGAAACGGGCGAACGAACGACGCTCGCCAACCTGATTGTCGAGTGGCATCCTGAGCGCGAGGAGCGAATCCTAGTCGCCTGCCACTACGACACCCGTCCCTTTCCCGACCAAGATCCTAATCCTCGGCTTCGCCGCGAACCTTTCATCGGCGCGAACGATGGGGGAAGTGGCGTGGGACTTCTCTGCGAACTCGGGACGATGATGCCGCAATTCGAGAGTAAGTATGGTATCGACTTTGTACTGTTCGACGGCGAAGAGTTGGTCTACGACGATCGCGATAAATACTTTCTCGGCTCGGAGCATTTCTCGAACGAATACATTCGCAATCCTCCTCGGCATAAGTACCGCTCGGGAATCTTGCTCGACATGGTGGGAGATGCCGAACTGCAGGTGTTCCGTGAAAGCCTGAGTATGAGTTGGCCCGAGACACGTCCCATCGTGCTCGACATTTGGAAGACGGCTGAAGACTTGGGGGTGAAAGAATTCATTTCGCGCACGCGTCACGAAATTCGCGACGACCACCTAGCGCTCCGCAACATCGCCAAGATCCCCACCTGCGATATCATCGACTTCGACTATCCGCGCCCCGGAAATGTGAACTACTGGCATACGACCAAAGATGTTCCCGAGAACTGCAGCGCCCTATCGCTCGCGAAAGTGGGCTGGGTGGTCCACGAGTATCTGAAGCGGCTGAAGTAA
- a CDS encoding isocitrate/isopropylmalate family dehydrogenase: MTTTSKLYRIAVYGGDGIGADVTREALRLLNAVAQRHAFQLVLTELDWGIDHYRRTGVVVPENFLEILRPHDAILLGAVGWPAELPDHATLAPLVRIRQAFDQYACVRPAWLLPGVPCVLTGKSAGDIDLVVIRENSEGEYVDQGGWLHRGTDREVAIQTAVHSRRGVARILRYAFELARKRKQKLTMATKSNAQRYAYVLWDNLLDEIAPEYPDVASERQHCDALLMNLVRWPERFDVIVASNLFGDLLTDLAGQLAGGLGLAPSTNTNPERNFPSMFEPVHGSAPDIAGKGIANPTAAILSAAMMLEHLGEVAAARMIEQSIASTLAAGHRTRDLGGTLSTIEFTDRVLEHL, encoded by the coding sequence ATGACAACCACCTCGAAGTTGTATCGCATCGCCGTCTATGGTGGAGATGGCATTGGGGCAGATGTCACGCGCGAGGCTTTGCGTCTGCTTAACGCAGTAGCGCAGCGTCATGCATTTCAACTCGTACTGACGGAACTCGATTGGGGCATCGATCACTATCGACGAACTGGAGTCGTGGTCCCCGAAAACTTCCTCGAGATTCTGCGGCCTCACGATGCAATTTTGCTCGGCGCAGTCGGTTGGCCAGCAGAACTTCCCGACCATGCGACACTCGCCCCCCTCGTTCGCATTCGTCAGGCGTTTGATCAGTATGCGTGCGTTCGTCCCGCATGGTTGCTCCCTGGTGTTCCCTGCGTTTTGACGGGGAAATCGGCGGGGGATATCGATTTGGTCGTGATCCGCGAAAATAGCGAAGGGGAATATGTCGACCAAGGGGGCTGGCTCCATCGAGGGACCGATCGCGAGGTGGCGATTCAAACAGCGGTTCATTCGCGACGGGGGGTAGCGCGTATTTTGCGCTATGCTTTTGAGCTCGCGCGAAAGCGCAAACAGAAACTCACAATGGCGACGAAATCGAACGCGCAGCGCTATGCCTACGTGCTGTGGGATAACCTGCTCGACGAAATCGCGCCCGAGTATCCTGATGTCGCGAGCGAGCGGCAGCACTGCGACGCGCTGCTGATGAACCTGGTGCGCTGGCCCGAGCGATTCGATGTGATCGTGGCGTCGAACTTGTTTGGCGATCTGCTCACCGATCTAGCGGGACAACTTGCAGGGGGACTGGGCCTGGCTCCTTCCACCAATACCAATCCCGAGCGCAACTTTCCTTCGATGTTCGAACCGGTGCATGGGAGTGCGCCCGACATCGCTGGAAAAGGAATTGCCAATCCAACCGCTGCCATTCTCTCGGCGGCGATGATGCTAGAGCATCTCGGCGAAGTCGCAGCGGCACGAATGATCGAGCAGTCGATCGCCTCGACACTTGCAGCAGGGCATCGTACTCGCGATTTGGGGGGAACACTCTCGACCATCGAGTTCACTGATCGAGTGCTCGAGCATCTCTAA
- a CDS encoding methylated-DNA--[protein]-cysteine S-methyltransferase gives MSTITKRRRLTSAQQTSRESLPGELPQWSYVLETELGYTAIVWSESKLTSLVFGRRSAAIALQDSAAVAVTNPPKWIAKIAKRLAAFTAGKRDDFADLPLALDHLAPFTRTVIDACRAIPLGETRSYADLAAMAGSPRASRAVGSVMRTNRFPVVVPCHRVVASGGKIGGYSAPDGLDMKRRLLALEQQIVAKSRGPH, from the coding sequence ATGTCCACGATCACGAAACGTCGCCGGTTAACTTCGGCGCAGCAAACGTCGCGCGAATCTCTTCCTGGTGAATTGCCGCAGTGGTCGTACGTGCTGGAGACGGAACTCGGCTACACAGCAATCGTTTGGAGTGAATCGAAGCTCACGTCGCTGGTGTTTGGCCGGCGCTCCGCAGCCATTGCGCTACAAGATAGTGCCGCCGTTGCCGTCACTAATCCGCCGAAGTGGATTGCCAAAATTGCTAAACGCCTCGCTGCTTTCACCGCTGGTAAGCGAGATGATTTTGCCGATCTTCCACTGGCACTCGATCACTTGGCCCCCTTCACGCGCACGGTGATCGATGCTTGCCGCGCAATTCCACTGGGGGAGACACGCTCCTACGCCGATCTGGCGGCGATGGCTGGCTCGCCACGCGCCTCGCGAGCCGTGGGAAGCGTCATGCGCACCAATCGTTTTCCCGTGGTTGTTCCCTGCCATCGGGTAGTCGCTAGTGGTGGGAAAATTGGTGGCTACTCCGCTCCCGATGGCCTCGATATGAAACGCCGCTTGCTCGCACTCGAGCAGCAGATTGTGGCGAAGTCGCGCGGCCCACATTAG
- a CDS encoding TIGR00300 family protein, whose product MNRSSGTSEILPFCETVEISGHIIDSLLLPKVLDLITAAGGAFQIRDITVGQARSDASFARIEVSAASKERLEQILAAIADHGATAIHQHDARLVPADIAAAFPEGFYATTNQQTEIRIAGKWLNVDKQEMDCGIVVAPDLQSAACRAMTEINIGDLVVVGHVGVRVHPVERNARKHGFEFMNSPVSTEKPKGVAIRQIAEELVRARREHGQTLVVGGPAIVHTGSAEHLSSLIRRGYVNKLFAGNALATHDIEQALFGTSLGVRLDCGDIVEAGHEHHLRSINRIRRWGGIKAAVDGGYLKSGIMYECIKNKIEYILAGSIRDDGPLPEVITDTLEAQQAMRRGIAGVSFCLMVATTLHSIAVGNLLPAWVKVVCVDINPSTVIKLADRGSFQTVGLVTDVEPFFRALVGEIDRIERETP is encoded by the coding sequence ATGAATCGCTCGTCTGGCACCTCAGAAATCCTCCCTTTTTGCGAAACGGTGGAGATTTCGGGGCACATCATCGACAGTTTGCTCCTCCCCAAAGTGCTCGATCTGATCACTGCCGCCGGGGGTGCATTTCAGATCCGCGACATCACCGTGGGACAGGCTCGCTCCGACGCAAGTTTCGCAAGGATCGAGGTTTCAGCAGCCTCGAAAGAGCGTCTCGAGCAGATTCTGGCTGCCATCGCCGACCATGGCGCAACAGCCATCCATCAGCACGACGCACGCCTCGTTCCGGCTGATATTGCAGCCGCATTTCCCGAGGGATTCTATGCCACCACGAATCAGCAAACGGAAATCCGTATCGCTGGAAAGTGGCTGAACGTCGACAAGCAGGAAATGGACTGCGGAATCGTCGTCGCCCCCGACCTGCAATCCGCCGCATGCCGTGCCATGACAGAAATCAACATCGGTGACCTCGTGGTGGTTGGCCATGTGGGGGTGCGTGTCCATCCGGTTGAACGGAACGCTCGCAAGCATGGCTTTGAGTTCATGAACAGCCCCGTTTCGACAGAAAAACCCAAAGGGGTTGCGATCCGTCAGATTGCCGAGGAACTCGTACGTGCCCGGCGCGAGCATGGCCAAACGCTTGTCGTCGGTGGGCCTGCCATCGTCCACACCGGAAGTGCCGAGCACCTCTCCAGCCTGATAAGACGAGGCTATGTCAACAAACTCTTTGCAGGCAATGCACTGGCAACTCATGATATCGAGCAAGCTTTGTTTGGCACGAGCCTGGGCGTAAGACTCGACTGCGGCGATATTGTTGAAGCTGGCCACGAGCATCATTTAAGGTCCATCAACCGCATACGCCGCTGGGGAGGAATTAAGGCTGCTGTCGATGGCGGATATCTTAAAAGCGGCATCATGTATGAATGTATTAAGAACAAAATTGAATACATTCTCGCGGGCAGCATTCGCGATGATGGGCCACTCCCTGAAGTGATCACCGATACGCTGGAAGCACAGCAGGCCATGCGGCGTGGGATCGCTGGCGTTTCTTTTTGCTTAATGGTCGCCACTACACTCCACTCCATCGCCGTTGGCAATCTACTACCGGCCTGGGTCAAAGTAGTTTGCGTCGACATCAATCCTTCGACAGTGATTAAGCTTGCCGATCGTGGATCGTTCCAAACCGTGGGACTCGTCACCGATGTGGAACCATTTTTCCGGGCATTAGTCGGTGAAATTGACCGAATCGAGAGGGAGACACCATGA